In the genome of Thermodesulfobacteriota bacterium, the window CGGCGTAAAAATCCTTTCCTGAAAACGGGTTCCGAACTTTGTTAGCGCCTCGCGGATACGGGCGATCTTAACGATATCTGTGCCCATGCCATAAATCATAATAAATAGCCATCAGCATTCAGCGGTCAGCGATCAGCTTGACTCATCGCTTATCACCCCTGTCTGATCAAGGCCAGCATCTCCCTTACCGCCTTTTCCATACCCACCAGGACTGCCCGCGCTATGATGCTGTGGCCGATGCTGAATTCCTCTATCTCCGGCCAGGCCACCAGCGGCTTGATGTTTATATAATTAAGGCCGTGACCGGCATTGATCCTGAGCTTTAGCCTATGGGCGGTTTCCACGGCCTTTCTGATGCGGGATAATTCCCTCTCCTTTTCAGCCTCATTTTGGGCATCGGCGTAGCGTCCGGTATGTATCTCTACAAAGTCAGCCCCTAATCCTCGCGAGACCTTGACATCAGCCGGTTCCGGATTGATGAAAAGGCTTACTAGTATGCCGTCTTTTTTAAGTGTGGTTATCGCCTTTTTCAATAAAGGTTTCCGGCTTACGTCCAGGCCGCCTTCTGTGGTTAATTCTTCCCTTTTTTCCGGAACGAGGGTAACCATATCCGGTTTGGTTTGGCCGGCAATGCTGATCATCTCTTCCGTGGCGGCCATTTCCAGGTTTAGTTTGGTCTTTACGGTCTGTTTCAGGATATGGAGGTCTCTATCCTGGATATGTCTCCGGTCTTCACGCAGATGGATGATTATCCCTTCGGCCCCGGCCAGTTCAGCTATAGCCGCGGCTGTCACCGGATCCGGTTCTATAGTGCGCCGGGCCTGCCGCACTGTGGCTATGTGATCGACATTTACCGCCAGTTTTGCCACTTCTATTTCCTCCTTAAAAGATCTAAAAGTTCTTTTTCTTTTTTAAACATCCCGCGGGCGTCTTTTGCCTTTTCGTGATCGTAACCTAACAGGTGTAATATACCGTGGACAAGAAGCCAGTCTGTTTTTGCTTCGAGGCTGATGCCTTCCTGCCCGGCCTCCCGACCTGCGGTCTCCATGGAAATAACCACATCTCCCAGGATTTCAGGGTGTATGCCGGGAATATCCGGAGACCGCATGGGAAATGATATGACGTTGGTCGGTCCGCTCCGTTTCAGATAGAGTTCATTCAAGCGGGTTATTTCTTCGTCAGTTACGAAAAGAATACTCAACTCGGCGTCAGGCTGCGCCAAGTCTCTTAAAAGTATCTCCGCTTTTTTCCTTATCTTTCGGCGGTCGATCCTTATCGTCTTTTGTTTGTTGCTGATCAGAATCGGCATCGGTTTTTTTCACTCCGTTACCCCTGGCAGTCGTTTCCGGATATTCAATGCGCTGGTGGAAGATACCGGTCAGGACGCGCGTAAAGCTTTTTGCTATCTGATGCATATCCTTGAGTGTAAGCTCACAGTCATTAAGCTGGCCGTCGGCGAAGATATTATTTATGATCTTTTGAACCATCCCCTGGATTCTGGCCGGCGTAGGATCATTGAGGGTCCGGGAGACGGCCTCAGCTGCGTCGGCCAGCATTATCAGCCCGGCCTCCTTGGTCTGGGGTGTGGGGCCGGGATAGCGAAAATCCTCTATACGGACTGCAGACTGGTCTGGATCCTGCGCGCTCCTGGCCTTTTCATAAAAATAAGAAATAAGACTTGTACCGTGGTGTTGCCGGATGATGTCGATCAGCTCTGTGCCTAATTTATGTTTTCTGGCCAATTCCACGCCATCTTTGACATGGGAGATAAGGATAAGGCTGCTCATGGAAGGGGCGAGCCTTTCATGTTTATTGTCCATCCCTATTTGATTCTCGATAAAATAAGCGGGTTTTTTTGTTTTGCCGATATCGTGGTAATAGGCGCTGACCTTGGCCAGCAATGAGTTCGCGCCAACGGCCCGGGCGGCTGACTCTACCATACTTCCTACGATTACACTGTGATGGTATGTCCCTGGGGCCTGCACCATCAGTTCTTGCAGAAGCGGATGGTCCATGCTGGCCAGTTCAAGCAGTTTGAAATTTGTGGTATATCCAAAGATAATCTCTACAATGGGGATGAGACCGATGACTATGATCCCCAGAAGGCAGCCTCCCGCAAACGCCGTAAACATGCCTTCAATGGTTTTAAAGGCAAAAAAAGAACCGGTAGAGAGGTTAAAAGCAATAATCATGAGCACCTGGACCAGTCCGACTACGGCGCCGGCCTTCAATACATTTCCCCGTTCCTTGAACTGGGAGACGTTGCGGGAGGCGATTATGCTGCCTACCAGGAAGTAGATAAAAAATTCCAGGGTGTTTGCAAGGAGCAGGGCGGCCAGAATAGAGGCGGGCAGAGAAAATATAATGGCCATGTCTGCCGTGAAAAACACACTTACCAACATAGCAGCGGAAGCGACGGGAAGGGCATATAAAAGGACATCCGGATCCAGATGCGGCATATTGACAGTGACTGCCCGGACAACAAACAGAGACATCTTTGCGGCAATAAGCACGAGAGCCAAGAGCACACAAAAGAAGAGTAGATTTTTATTGCTGGCGATGAAGGATTTAACCCGTTTGAGTGAGGCATTATAAAGCGTTTTGAGGATAATGGCGGTAAGCAGCGCTGAACCCAGAAATATAGAGATCGCATCCACCTGCCGGGTGGCGCTTTGCTGGGCCTTTAATTTGGTAAGATGTATGTCCTGTATGCGCTCTCCTTCGCGAACGATTATTTCTCCTTTTTTGATCTGGAGATAAACCGGCGCTGCTATGGATTGTTCCTGCTCCTGGGGCGCTTCCGCCCCGGCAGATATTCGACCGGTTTCTTTGTAGTTGGTGGCGGTGGTTGTCTGCCCCGGCGGATCTTCGATTTGCGCCGGACTTTGAGATAGACCGGGGTTAGCCGCTTCAGCCCCGCTTTTCCCCGGGGGCGGATAGTATTCAACTGAAAAATCGCGGGAGGCCTTTATATCTTCTTCGGCCACATCGCCGGGTTTGTACCGGACATTTTTTTGTGACAAGTTTGGAGATAGAAGAAAGGCTATGAAAAAGCTGAGCGTGATAAGCAGTAACCAGCGCTGAAAGGACGCATCCTTAAGGAGTTGCGGCGTTTTTTCGCCTAGCCCTGACAACGCGCCGGTGATGGATATAGGTTTGGCCGGTTTTTCTTCTTTGCCTGGCATGGGGGTTAGTTGACTAATGTGCGCGCCCTTTTTCGGCATCTACTTTTTCGTAGGCGTGAATAATTTCCTGGACCAGTCTGTGCCTGATGACATCTCTTTTGGAGAAATACACAAAACGTATGCCTGGAATGCCCTCCAGTATCCTACGCGCCTCGATCAGTCCCGATGGTTTGCCTTCCGGAAGGTCAATCTGGGTTATATCCCCGGTGATTACGGCCTTGGACCCAAACCCGAGCCGGGTCAGAAACATCTTCATCTGTTCGGAGGTGCTGTTCTGGGCCTCATCCAATATAACGAAAGAGTCGTTTAGTGTCCTTCCGCGCATGAAGGCCAGAGGGGCTACTTCTATCACCCCCCGCTGAATAAGTTTGGTGGCCTTCTCAAAATTTAGCATGTCGTACAGGGCATCGTAAAGGGGCCTGAGGTAGGGATTGACCTTTTCATAGAGGTCACCGGGAAGAAAGCCGAGTCTTTCTCCGGCCTCGACCGCGGGCCGGGCCAGTATAATCCTTAAGACCTCTTCTTTCACCAATGCGGAGACGGCCATAGCCATGGCCAGATAGGTCTTGCCGGTACCCGCCGGCCCGATGCCGAAGACAATATCATGCTTGCGCATGGCGTCGATATATTCTTTCTGGGCAAGGCTTTTGGGGGTAACCACCCGCTTGCCGGAAGTAATATATACCGTATCGAGGAATATATCTTTTAACTTTACGGAAGGTTCGCTGCTCAGAATCCGGATGGCATATTCCGCGTCATGCGGGTATATGGGATAGCCGGAGCGCAGAAGGTCATATAACTGCCGGCATATCTCAGCGGCTAATTGGACGTCCGGTAACGGACCGGTTAATGTCAGTCTGTTGCCCTTGACTCCGGCATTAACGCCCAGGTGCTGCTCCAGCAGTTTGAGATTCTGGTTTTGTTCGCCAAACAGCGCTCTGGCCAGGGCATTATCTTCAAAATCTAGTTTAAGGGTAGATGTATCTACCGGCGATGAAGGATGGGCTTTCAAGTAATATTTGCCTCTTGGTAAGTCCTTTCTGGAACAGAAAACCAGGCTAACATCTCTATTTTATTAACATAACGTTGTTTTTACTGCAAGAAAAATAGTCACTGGAGTTTCCCTACGTTTTAGGGAACCCCTATGTTTCTGAGCGAAACTTGCCGAAGCAGTGGGGCACCCTTCGAGGGCGAGCAGGAAGGGGCAAGCCTTCCCCGCCTGCGAGTCCCGAAAGGGTCACTGCGCAAGCCGTGAAGCGAAGAGACCAAGAGGTTCCCTTAAGAAATGCCAACTATCGTATAGGGAAATTCCAAACCACTTTATTATTGACTTTGTCGGCGAGTTTTGCTACAAAAAAATATAACCAAGTATGTAGTGAGGTGTGATTATGATTCATACGGTGCATAATTTTCTGCCCTGGGGGATTCCTTGGGATGCCGGCCACGGGGTGTTTTTCGGCATTACTTATACCGTTATCGTGGTCCTGGGGGTTGCCCTGACGTACGTAGTGCTGAAGACGGTCGAAGACCTCAAAAAGGGCGGCGGCTCGCATCACTAGTAGTAATTAAAGGCCCGGATCGTTAAATCCTAACACTTTAATAAGTTTACCCAAATCCACCGTCTAATTTAGCTGTCGAGATTAAAATCAGCAGGTTATGGAGTATTCCTGATCACCAGCAAGATATTAGATGCAAGGCGCCGAGGAGCGACGACTGAGGCGTATGGAGCAATACGCCGCAAGGAGGAGCGATCGAAGGCAACGCCGCAGATGATGCCTTGATGGTGGATCAGGGTTTAATAGATAGTTTGAGATATGGATAGGAATATAATATCTTCTCTATCTGCTTGTTTTCTTGCGGTACTTACCTGCGCAAAAAGGTAAGTGCCACTTTTTGTTATTCTGGGTTTCAGGTGTCTCCCTGCCACATTTGTGATTAGCTCATCACATCCCAATAGCTAATGAAGACAGAAAAACTCCCCCTCACTGGCCATCTGGAAGAATTGCGCAGGTGTCTGGTCATATCATTCATGGCTATAGGCATTGGTTTTCTCTTTTCCTATGCCTTTTCAGAGGAGATTTTTGACCTATTGGCCCGCCCCCTTTACAAGTTGCTTCCGCCGGGTGATGCGCTTATATTTACCGGTTATCCGGAGGCATTTTTTCTTTATCTCAAACTGGCTTTTTTTGCCGGTGTGGTTGAGGCCAGCCCGGTTATTCTTTATCAAGTCTGGAGGTTCATTGAACCCGGGCTTTATGAGCATGAGAAAAAAATGGCCGTACCATTCGTTTTGGCCTCCACCTTCTTTTTTGTCTGTGGACTACTTTTTGCCTACTTTGTCGTGTTTCCGGTGGCTTTTAAGTTTTTCTTGGGCTACAATTCTGAGCACCTGAGCGCTGTGCCTGCCATAGGCGAATATTTTTCCTTTGCTATGCGTCTTCTTTTGGCCTTTGGTCTGGTTTTTGAGTTTCCGGTGGTGATGTGCTTCCTGGCCAGAATGCACGTGGTAACCGTCTCATTTTTGAGACGAAACCGGAAGTATGCTATTTTAGGTATCTTTATCCTGGCCGCTCTGATTACTCCTACGCCGGACGTTGTAAATCAGTTGCTTATGGCCGGCCCTCTTCTTGTGCTCTATGAATTAAGTATTTTCTTGATATGGCTTATGGAACGGCGGTCGGGTTCTGCAAAGGAATAAGGAAGAGAATACAGGAGTCAGAAGTCAGGAGACAGGAGAAGGGCAAGGAGTTATGAGTTGCTGAACACTGGCGGCTGATAAGGGGGTTACAATGGAATACAGAGAAGGCAGGATCGCGCGCACCTTTGTTTTATACTTTAGTGATGGAGACGACCCGCTGGAGGGGATCAAAAGGGTGGCTACAGAGAAGGGGATCAGGGTGGCCTGGTTTTTCCTGCTCGGAGGGCTGAGGCAGGCCGGGGTGGTAACCGGCCCGGAAAGGCCGGCCATTCCGCCTACGCCCGTATGGAAGGAGTTTACCGGTGATGCCAGAGAGATCGTCGGACTGGGGAGCATACTCTGGAATGACCGGGAACCCTTGATCCATGTGCATACTGCCATAGGCAGAGGGGATGAAGCGGTTGTCGGTTGTGTCAGGCGCGATGCCCGCACCTTTTTGGTCATTGAGGCGCTGATTATGGAAATAGAAGGGCTTGAGGCCAGAAGAAAACTTGATGATAAAAGCGGCATGTTTTTAGCGGGTTTTGATTAGGAGGGTTTGCTTATGTATGAAGTATTCGTCCGTTCACACTTTTCAGCCGCCCACCACCTGCGGAATTATCCGGGGAACTGCGAGAAACACCACGGGCATAATTGGTCAATAGAGGTTGCCGTGAGGTGCGCCTCCCTGGATAATATGGGTATGGGCGTGGATTTCAGGATTATTAAGAAGGCCCTCTCCGAGGTCCTCTCAGATCTAGACCATACCGACCTGAACGAACTGCCTTACTTTAAGGAAAAGAATCCATCATCGGAGAATATTGCCGCCTATATCTATGAGATATTGAAGCCGTACTTTGACAATAAGCAGTGCCGTCTCCATCGGGTGACCGTCGGTGAAACACCGGAGACGGGCGTCAGCTATCTGGAGGATTAAATTGCCCCTGACCGTCTGCGAGACGTTTTACAGCATCCAGGGAGAATCTACCTTTGCCGGCTGGCCGTGTTTTTTTATACGCCTTAGTGGTTGCAATCTGAGATGCAGTTATTGTGATACCACTTATGCCTACACTGAAGGCCGCATTTTGAGTAAGGAAGATATACTGCGCCAGGTGGAGGCTT includes:
- a CDS encoding HDIG domain-containing protein, producing the protein MPKKGAHISQLTPMPGKEEKPAKPISITGALSGLGEKTPQLLKDASFQRWLLLITLSFFIAFLLSPNLSQKNVRYKPGDVAEEDIKASRDFSVEYYPPPGKSGAEAANPGLSQSPAQIEDPPGQTTTATNYKETGRISAGAEAPQEQEQSIAAPVYLQIKKGEIIVREGERIQDIHLTKLKAQQSATRQVDAISIFLGSALLTAIILKTLYNASLKRVKSFIASNKNLLFFCVLLALVLIAAKMSLFVVRAVTVNMPHLDPDVLLYALPVASAAMLVSVFFTADMAIIFSLPASILAALLLANTLEFFIYFLVGSIIASRNVSQFKERGNVLKAGAVVGLVQVLMIIAFNLSTGSFFAFKTIEGMFTAFAGGCLLGIIVIGLIPIVEIIFGYTTNFKLLELASMDHPLLQELMVQAPGTYHHSVIVGSMVESAARAVGANSLLAKVSAYYHDIGKTKKPAYFIENQIGMDNKHERLAPSMSSLILISHVKDGVELARKHKLGTELIDIIRQHHGTSLISYFYEKARSAQDPDQSAVRIEDFRYPGPTPQTKEAGLIMLADAAEAVSRTLNDPTPARIQGMVQKIINNIFADGQLNDCELTLKDMHQIAKSFTRVLTGIFHQRIEYPETTARGNGVKKTDADSDQQQTKDDKDRPPKDKEKSGDTFKRLGAA
- the queD gene encoding 6-carboxytetrahydropterin synthase QueD, translated to MYEVFVRSHFSAAHHLRNYPGNCEKHHGHNWSIEVAVRCASLDNMGMGVDFRIIKKALSEVLSDLDHTDLNELPYFKEKNPSSENIAAYIYEILKPYFDNKQCRLHRVTVGETPETGVSYLED
- a CDS encoding PhoH family protein, which encodes MKAHPSSPVDTSTLKLDFEDNALARALFGEQNQNLKLLEQHLGVNAGVKGNRLTLTGPLPDVQLAAEICRQLYDLLRSGYPIYPHDAEYAIRILSSEPSVKLKDIFLDTVYITSGKRVVTPKSLAQKEYIDAMRKHDIVFGIGPAGTGKTYLAMAMAVSALVKEEVLRIILARPAVEAGERLGFLPGDLYEKVNPYLRPLYDALYDMLNFEKATKLIQRGVIEVAPLAFMRGRTLNDSFVILDEAQNSTSEQMKMFLTRLGFGSKAVITGDITQIDLPEGKPSGLIEARRILEGIPGIRFVYFSKRDVIRHRLVQEIIHAYEKVDAEKGRAH
- a CDS encoding pyridoxine 5'-phosphate synthase; the protein is MAKLAVNVDHIATVRQARRTIEPDPVTAAAIAELAGAEGIIIHLREDRRHIQDRDLHILKQTVKTKLNLEMAATEEMISIAGQTKPDMVTLVPEKREELTTEGGLDVSRKPLLKKAITTLKKDGILVSLFINPEPADVKVSRGLGADFVEIHTGRYADAQNEAEKERELSRIRKAVETAHRLKLRINAGHGLNYINIKPLVAWPEIEEFSIGHSIIARAVLVGMEKAVREMLALIRQG
- the ybeY gene encoding rRNA maturation RNase YbeY gives rise to the protein MPILISNKQKTIRIDRRKIRKKAEILLRDLAQPDAELSILFVTDEEITRLNELYLKRSGPTNVISFPMRSPDIPGIHPEILGDVVISMETAGREAGQEGISLEAKTDWLLVHGILHLLGYDHEKAKDARGMFKKEKELLDLLRRK
- a CDS encoding DUF296 domain-containing protein — encoded protein: MEYREGRIARTFVLYFSDGDDPLEGIKRVATEKGIRVAWFFLLGGLRQAGVVTGPERPAIPPTPVWKEFTGDAREIVGLGSILWNDREPLIHVHTAIGRGDEAVVGCVRRDARTFLVIEALIMEIEGLEARRKLDDKSGMFLAGFD
- the tatC gene encoding twin-arginine translocase subunit TatC, whose product is MKTEKLPLTGHLEELRRCLVISFMAIGIGFLFSYAFSEEIFDLLARPLYKLLPPGDALIFTGYPEAFFLYLKLAFFAGVVEASPVILYQVWRFIEPGLYEHEKKMAVPFVLASTFFFVCGLLFAYFVVFPVAFKFFLGYNSEHLSAVPAIGEYFSFAMRLLLAFGLVFEFPVVMCFLARMHVVTVSFLRRNRKYAILGIFILAALITPTPDVVNQLLMAGPLLVLYELSIFLIWLMERRSGSAKE